From the Leptolyngbya sp. O-77 genome, one window contains:
- a CDS encoding succinate--CoA ligase subunit beta, with product MDLLEYQAKDLFQKVGIPILPSQRIDHPKDLKQLRIPYPIVLKSQVYAGGRGKAGGVRFAENTIDAVAAAQAIFHLPILGQYPEVLLAEAKYEPDQELYLAVVLDPSLRRPLLLGAREGGMALEATSRQIQQVLVDGEFSPFYARRLAINMGLTGELIESVSAIAEKMYRLFLTYDLDLVEINPLAVNPAGEVMALDGKITVNDAALGRHPDLLAMQSGARPSLSSAAGPACNGLAAGAFDLPNLNPMLFPGSLGILCNGAGLTMATLDLVDQAGGQPSACLNLGGESSYRLPPDTLCDRLEKGLDWILKTQRLQSVLLNLLGGVETCNAVARAIARYLKQQRPPVTVPLVVRLGGAHAAAARKQLAALNLPMLVVLDSLDEAITKAIALSEGARVGR from the coding sequence ATGGATCTCCTTGAATATCAGGCAAAAGATCTATTTCAGAAAGTTGGCATTCCTATCCTGCCGTCGCAGCGGATTGACCATCCCAAGGACTTGAAACAGTTGCGGATTCCCTACCCCATCGTGCTGAAGTCGCAAGTCTATGCAGGCGGGCGAGGCAAGGCGGGTGGCGTGCGCTTTGCAGAAAACACCATTGACGCAGTGGCGGCGGCTCAGGCGATTTTCCATCTGCCGATCTTGGGGCAATATCCAGAGGTGCTGCTGGCGGAGGCAAAGTATGAGCCAGACCAGGAACTCTATCTGGCGGTAGTGCTTGATCCGTCGCTGCGGCGGCCGCTGCTGCTGGGGGCGCGAGAAGGTGGCATGGCACTGGAGGCAACTTCGCGGCAGATTCAGCAAGTGCTGGTGGATGGGGAGTTTTCGCCCTTTTATGCGCGGCGATTAGCAATCAACATGGGGCTGACGGGTGAGCTGATCGAGTCTGTCAGCGCGATCGCCGAGAAGATGTATCGCCTATTTTTGACCTACGACCTAGATCTGGTCGAGATTAACCCCCTGGCGGTGAATCCGGCCGGCGAAGTGATGGCGCTGGATGGCAAAATTACGGTCAACGATGCCGCGCTGGGGCGACATCCTGATTTGCTGGCGATGCAATCGGGCGCTCGCCCATCGCTCTCCTCGGCTGCTGGCCCGGCCTGCAACGGATTGGCCGCTGGTGCCTTCGACCTGCCCAACTTAAACCCAATGCTGTTTCCTGGCAGTCTGGGTATCTTGTGCAACGGAGCAGGGCTGACAATGGCGACGCTCGATTTGGTCGATCAGGCGGGTGGACAGCCCTCGGCCTGTCTGAACTTGGGGGGAGAGTCGTCCTACCGGCTGCCGCCCGATACCTTGTGCGATCGCCTGGAAAAAGGGCTGGACTGGATTTTGAAGACCCAGCGGCTACAAAGCGTGCTGCTCAACTTGCTGGGCGGCGTGGAAACTTGCAATGCAGTTGCCAGGGCGATCGCCCGCTACCTGAAGCAGCAGCGCCCGCCTGTGACCGTTCCCCTCGTTGTGCGGCTGGGCGGGGCCCACGCGGCGGCAGCCCGTAAGCAACTGGCTGCGCTGAACTTACCGATGCTGGTTGTTCTGGATTCGCTGGATGAGGCCATCACCAAGGCGATCGCCCTCAGTGAGGGAGCCAGAGTCGGGCGGTAG
- a CDS encoding succinate--CoA ligase subunit alpha — MDLSANSKVLVQGIAGALGSLYTARMRAYGTSIVAGVSPGHGGQVLEGVPVFDLVEQAVATTGPVDAAVILVEPYRMLDAALEAIAAGIRHLVLVTEGVPPLDMVKLLHIAERTDTLVVGPDSPGIILPGKVLLGTYPAELYSPGCIGVISRSGTLTHEIALHLTQAELGQSIVVGIGGDRIVGSSFQQWLQILDEDDQTEAIVLVGEIGGNSEEEAARYIVEAIDKPVIAYIAGRTAPKNHRMGHAGAIIASLVAGWGSEIGTPDSKVAAFQKAGVPVANRPSDIPGLLERALRK; from the coding sequence ATGGATTTATCTGCAAATAGTAAAGTTCTGGTGCAAGGCATCGCCGGCGCTCTGGGAAGCCTCTACACGGCGCGAATGCGGGCCTACGGCACGTCGATCGTGGCAGGGGTGTCGCCAGGGCACGGTGGGCAAGTGCTAGAGGGCGTGCCGGTGTTTGACCTGGTGGAACAGGCCGTAGCGACCACTGGCCCGGTGGATGCCGCCGTGATCCTGGTGGAGCCATATCGGATGCTGGATGCGGCACTGGAGGCAATCGCCGCTGGCATTCGGCATCTGGTGCTAGTGACGGAGGGCGTACCACCGCTGGACATGGTGAAACTGCTGCATATTGCTGAGCGCACCGATACGCTGGTCGTTGGGCCCGATAGTCCCGGCATTATCCTCCCTGGCAAGGTCTTATTGGGAACTTACCCCGCCGAGCTATATTCCCCTGGATGCATCGGGGTGATCAGCCGCAGCGGCACGCTCACCCACGAAATTGCGCTGCACCTGACGCAGGCGGAACTAGGGCAGTCAATCGTGGTGGGCATCGGGGGCGATCGCATCGTTGGTTCCTCTTTTCAGCAATGGCTACAAATTCTGGACGAAGACGACCAGACCGAGGCGATCGTGCTGGTGGGCGAAATTGGGGGGAACAGTGAAGAAGAAGCAGCCCGCTACATCGTCGAGGCGATCGACAAACCCGTAATTGCCTACATTGCCGGACGCACCGCGCCCAAGAATCATCGCATGGGCCACGCCGGAGCGATCATTGCCTCCCTGGTGGCGGGCTGGGGCAGCGAAATCGGCACGCCTGACAGCAAGGTGGCTGCTTTCCAAAAGGCAGGCGTTCCAGTCGCCAATCGCCCCTCCGATATTCCTGGCTTGCTAGAACGCGCCCTGCGGAAATGA
- a CDS encoding peptidoglycan recognition family protein, producing the protein MGRRLLQGMMAALLILLVMKGAAAIPRFSRPEPAPRLPVSEVPAVADPAIPPDRVPLPVPPDPIPNDLRQVLVPGKADLSSVRVPYPVMREVASRYTPRQEIAPPHPTNFGYRFLTDASGRPVSNDPIIVLHETVGSASSAINTFRTPHPNDADQRSYHALIRLNGTVVYIVPPEYRAFGAGNSVFDGPNGRETVNTNPQFPPSVNNFAYHISLETPSDGRGNQSRHSGYTRAQYQSLAWLTARTGIPVNRITTHRAVDRSGSRSDPRSFDREQFLALLRQFSG; encoded by the coding sequence ATGGGACGACGGCTATTGCAGGGGATGATGGCGGCGCTGCTGATCCTCTTGGTGATGAAAGGGGCGGCGGCGATTCCCCGGTTTTCGCGGCCAGAGCCTGCGCCGCGTCTCCCTGTGTCGGAAGTTCCCGCCGTTGCCGACCCTGCCATTCCGCCCGATCGCGTGCCGCTGCCCGTGCCGCCCGACCCCATTCCCAACGATTTGCGGCAGGTGCTGGTTCCTGGCAAAGCGGATCTGTCCAGCGTGCGCGTGCCCTATCCTGTCATGCGCGAGGTGGCATCCCGCTATACGCCGCGCCAGGAAATTGCGCCGCCCCACCCGACCAACTTTGGCTATCGCTTTTTGACGGATGCCTCTGGTCGCCCGGTTAGCAACGACCCAATTATCGTGCTACATGAAACGGTTGGCTCGGCCAGCAGCGCCATCAACACCTTCCGCACGCCCCATCCCAACGACGCAGATCAGCGCAGCTATCACGCCCTGATTCGGCTAAACGGCACGGTGGTGTATATCGTGCCGCCGGAGTATCGCGCCTTTGGCGCAGGGAATTCGGTGTTTGACGGGCCCAACGGTCGAGAAACGGTGAACACCAACCCGCAGTTTCCGCCCTCGGTGAATAACTTTGCCTATCACATTTCCCTGGAAACCCCCAGCGACGGCCGCGGCAACCAGTCGCGACACAGCGGCTACACCCGCGCCCAATATCAATCGCTGGCCTGGCTGACTGCCCGCACGGGCATTCCGGTCAACCGCATCACCACACACCGCGCCGTCGATCGCTCTGGCAGCCGCAGCGACCCGCGCAGTTTTGATCGGGAGCAGTTTTTGGCGCTGCTGCGGCAGTTTTCGGGTTGA
- a CDS encoding DMT family transporter has product MGLTAFRGELAALAAALIWAIASIAFTKLGQRLSPMALNLSKGLISIGLILLTLGLSGSGLPAASGSAVWLLLLSGAIGIGLGDTAYFASLNSIGARRGLLLESLAPPLTALLALVFLQERLSGAAWLGIGLTVGGVAWVIVERSPDSLIGNYRPVRGLAFGLIAALSQASGAVLSRAALSTTDISPLWGTLIRLVAGLLVLLLWLAWRPPQFVSVGKEVGQLRSPRFLGIVAATAFASTFLGIWLQQTALKFAPAGIAQSLLATSPLFVIPIAVALGDRVSLRAVLGVLVAIAGIWLLFWRG; this is encoded by the coding sequence ATGGGGCTGACGGCGTTTCGGGGAGAACTGGCGGCGCTGGCGGCGGCCCTGATCTGGGCGATCGCCTCCATTGCGTTTACCAAGCTGGGTCAGCGGCTGTCACCGATGGCGCTGAATTTGTCCAAGGGGCTGATTTCCATCGGGCTGATTTTGCTGACGCTGGGGCTGAGCGGGTCGGGGCTGCCCGCGGCCAGCGGGTCGGCTGTTTGGCTGCTGCTGCTGAGCGGGGCGATCGGCATTGGGCTGGGCGACACGGCCTATTTTGCATCGCTGAATAGCATCGGGGCGCGGCGCGGCTTGTTACTGGAATCGCTGGCTCCCCCGCTGACGGCGCTGCTGGCGCTGGTGTTTTTGCAAGAGCGGCTGAGCGGGGCGGCGTGGCTGGGCATTGGGCTGACGGTGGGCGGCGTGGCGTGGGTAATTGTGGAGCGATCGCCCGACTCGTTGATCGGCAACTATCGCCCGGTGCGCGGACTGGCCTTTGGACTGATTGCAGCACTGAGCCAGGCCAGCGGGGCTGTCCTCTCGCGGGCAGCGCTTTCGACCACCGACATCAGCCCGCTGTGGGGCACGCTAATTCGACTGGTGGCGGGGCTGCTGGTGCTGCTGCTGTGGCTGGCGTGGCGGCCGCCGCAGTTTGTCAGCGTGGGCAAGGAAGTGGGCCAGTTGCGATCGCCCCGGTTTCTGGGCATTGTGGCGGCCACGGCTTTTGCCAGCACGTTTCTCGGCATCTGGCTCCAGCAAACGGCGCTGAAGTTTGCGCCAGCGGGCATTGCCCAATCGCTGCTGGCCACCAGTCCGCTATTTGTGATTCCGATTGCCGTTGCGCTGGGCGATCGCGTGAGTCTGAGGGCGGTGCTGGGTGTGCTGGTGGCGATCGCTGGGATCTGGCTGCTGTTTTGGCGGGGCTGA
- a CDS encoding LysR family transcriptional regulator has product MNQDNIKLSQLRALVAVAESGNFGEAGLQLGISQSAVSHAIASLESEMGVILFTRGRRGAHLTPVGDRMLNHARQMLHLLDVMDKEANLAKGLQGGQVRVASFRSAATHLLPDIIAEFRQDYPGIIVSIEEFRGAAEIEQSLREGRVDIALFCWGASVEEFDTWTLFQDEYVALLPPDAKLQHPPLTWEELTSFPMIMPVDTDHCYFLIRTHLAAHKVPIQPAYKISEDSTIVSMVMRGLGATIMAQLAAEPLPPGVQVYPLPVPLMREFQVAVRKDALHPPAVYAFLDALKRSAPPKQQPDPSDRHQHTQHRPQTHAIAQRNGNRNHK; this is encoded by the coding sequence ATGAACCAGGACAATATCAAGCTGTCTCAACTGCGGGCGCTGGTGGCGGTGGCGGAATCCGGTAACTTTGGCGAAGCAGGGCTGCAATTGGGCATTTCGCAGTCGGCCGTCAGCCATGCGATCGCCTCCCTCGAATCCGAGATGGGCGTAATTTTGTTTACGCGGGGGCGACGCGGGGCGCATTTAACACCCGTGGGCGATCGCATGTTGAACCACGCCCGCCAAATGCTGCACCTGCTGGACGTGATGGATAAGGAAGCCAACCTGGCCAAGGGCCTCCAGGGCGGCCAGGTGCGGGTGGCCTCTTTTCGCAGCGCGGCGACGCACCTGCTGCCGGACATCATCGCCGAGTTTCGCCAAGATTATCCTGGCATCATCGTCAGCATTGAGGAATTTCGCGGAGCCGCCGAGATTGAGCAAAGCCTGCGCGAAGGGCGCGTTGATATTGCCCTGTTTTGCTGGGGCGCATCGGTGGAAGAATTTGACACCTGGACGCTGTTTCAGGATGAATATGTGGCGCTGCTGCCGCCCGATGCGAAGTTGCAGCACCCGCCGCTGACCTGGGAAGAATTGACCAGCTTCCCGATGATCATGCCCGTCGATACCGACCACTGCTATTTTCTAATTCGCACCCACCTGGCGGCGCACAAGGTTCCCATCCAGCCCGCCTACAAAATCAGCGAAGATTCAACCATTGTCAGCATGGTGATGCGGGGGCTGGGCGCAACCATCATGGCGCAACTGGCGGCCGAGCCGCTGCCGCCGGGGGTTCAGGTTTACCCGCTGCCCGTGCCGCTGATGCGCGAATTTCAAGTCGCGGTTCGCAAAGACGCGCTGCATCCGCCTGCGGTGTATGCCTTTTTGGACGCGCTGAAGCGATCAGCCCCGCCAAAACAGCAGCCAGATCCCAGCGATCGCCACCAGCACACCCAGCACCGCCCTCAGACTCACGCGATCGCCCAGCGCAACGGCAATCGGAATCACAAATAG